The following coding sequences are from one Haliotis asinina isolate JCU_RB_2024 chromosome 3, JCU_Hal_asi_v2, whole genome shotgun sequence window:
- the LOC137278472 gene encoding semaphorin-1A-like isoform X1: protein MELLCVLLVISAELTLVASWQDWQANSVVKIGENDASLEKFAGRVDEIDHFRLLMADASSMLLGAKNAIHNVSLADLKEFSRIDWEPQASDIELCSKKHKTPEQCQNYIRVIVKKDNDRLYTCGTNAFRPKCRTYKQSGLSGYERIEERDGKAQCPYDPEQNSTAIYAGGKLYSATVSDFSSRDPLILETNKMIRTEQYDSKWLNEPNFVSSFEKQDKIYFFFRETAVEHINCGKAVFSRVARICKSDEGGHMLLDNTWTSFFKARLNCSIPGDFPFYFDEIQSTSDFGEGNFRPVISSGSRFDMVYAVFNTPHNSLRGSAICAFRYSDIVKTFEGRFKGQESAWHNWLAVPREKTPAPHPQKCTNSSQRLEDTTLNFIKTHPLMDSSVPALGGAPLFIQTSFTSRFTQIAIDWQIRGVDKYHDIMFIGTDDGRVIKAVNTQKGPKDKIRTVVIEEIQVFKKNESIVNLKVYRRDGTEKLVVVSKENVVSIPLHRCNHKNTCHACVGLQDPYCSWVDGRCSNTNRGLQSVTTGKSSGCGVEILDETTSTTTTPAAATEPQKCICPQITDPNKHSGETDVTNIGPNMASTKQPAPKTTHPEDKYDEGHIDATHQDPSGVNTAETLAIAIVVSIVLSMLVGFLIGYKVSSCRASRDIDTPYHERNISLSKRSNRLSSGDHTYFTPENPYNKSFSYVVNVKTPGKLNTSVETKPVTKSNKVYL from the exons AAAATGATGCAAGCCTGGAGAAATTTGCTGGACGAGTTGATGAAATTGACCACTTTAGGCTCCTAATGGCCGATGCTTCTTCAATGTTGTTAGGAGCAAA AAACGCCATACATAATGTCAGTCTAGCTGACCTAAAGGAATTCTCG AGAATAGATTGGGAACCTCAGGCATCGGACATTGAATTATGTTCCAAGAAACACAAGACTCCA GAACAATGTCAAAATTACATAAGAGTCATTGTGAAGAAAGATAATGACAGGTTATACACCTGTGGAACAAATGCTTTCCGTCCCAAATGTCGAACATACAAGCAGAGTGGG CTCAGTGGATATGAAAGGATTGAGGAGCGTGATGGTAAAGCACAGTGCCCGTATGATCCTGAACAAAACAGCACAGCCATTTATGCAG GTGGGAAGCTGTACTCTGCGACAGTATCAGACTTTTCATCACGTGATCCCCTGATCTTAGAGACCAACAAGATGATCCGAACAGAGCAGTATGACTCCAAGTGGCTAAATG AACCCAATTTTGTGAGTTCTTTTGAGAAACAAGACAAGATTTATTTCTTCTTCCGTGAGACGGCTGTGGAACATATCAACTGTGGCAAG GCTGTGTTTTCTCGAGTTGCTCGAATCTGTAAGAGTGATGAAGGAGGCCACATGTTGCTGGACAATACTTGGACATCGTTCTTCAAGGCTCGACTCAACTGTTCCATCCCAGGGGATTTTCCTTTCTATTTTGATGAAATAC AATCAACATCAGACTTTGGTGAGGGTAACTTTAGACCAGTGATTTCTTCAGGGAGCAGATTTGACATGGTTTATGCAGTTTTCAACACACCACA CAACTCTCTGCGTGGATCTGCCATCTGTGCATTTAGATACTCTGACATTGTCAAGACATTTGAAGGTCGGTTCAAAGGTCAGGAGTCTGCCTGGCACAACTGGCTGGCAGTGCCTAGAGAAAAGACGCCTGCTCCTCATCCTCAGAAG TGCACCAACAGTAGTCAGAGGCTTGAGGATACCACCCTTAACTTCATCAAGACCCACCCATTGATGGACAGTTCGGTTCCTGCCTTAGGTGGCGCCCCACTCTTCATACAGACAAGTTTCAC ATCCCGTTTCACTCAGATTGCAATTGACTGGCAAATCCGTGGAGTCGATAAATACCACGATATTATGTTTATCGGAACAG ACGATGGAAGGGTCATTAAGGCTGTGAATACCCAAAAGGGTCCGAAAGACAAGATCCGTACAGTTGTTATCGAGGAGATCCAGGTCTTTAAAAAGAATGAATCGATTGTCAACCTGAAAGTATACCGCCGAGATGGTACTGAGAAGTTGGTGGTTGTCTCCAAGGAAAATGTTGTGAGCATCCCTCTCCATCGTTGTAATCACAAAAACACGTGTCATGCGTGTGTCGGCCTGCAGGACCCCTACTGTTCTTGGGTTGACGGCAGATGCTCCAACACCAATAGAGG actTCAGAGTGTCACAACTGGCAAGTCCTCAGGCTGTGGAGTTGAGATCCTTGATG AAACCACCAGCACTACGACAACACCAGCAGCGGCCACAGAGCCACAAAAGTGTATATGTCCCCAGATCACGGACCCCAATAAACATAGTGGAGAAACAGACGTCACTAATATTG GACCCAATATGGCTTCCACAAAACAACCTGCTCCCAAGACAACCCACCCTGAAGATAAATATGACG AAGGTCATATTGATGCAACTCACCAGGATCCTTCTGGTGTAAATACAGCTGAAACCCTTGCTATTGCAATCGTCGTCTCCATCGTCCTTTCGATGCTCGTTGGATTCCTCATCGGTTATAAAGTCAGTTCTTGCAGAGCATCACGTGACATAGACACACCATATCACGAGCGCAACATCTCTCTGAGCAAGAGGTCCAACAGACTGTCTTCAGGGGACCATACGTATTTCACTCCAGAAAATCCATACAACAAAAGTTTTAGTTACGTTGTGAACGTTAAAACACCCGGGAAATTAAATACAAGTGTGGAAACGAAACCAGTGACTAAATCAAACAAGGTCTACTTATAG
- the LOC137278472 gene encoding semaphorin-1A-like isoform X3: MELLCVLLVISAELTLVASWQDWQANSVVKIGENDASLEKFAGRVDEIDHFRLLMADASSMLLGAKNAIHNVSLADLKEFSRIDWEPQASDIELCSKKHKTPEQCQNYIRVIVKKDNDRLYTCGTNAFRPKCRTYKQSGLSGYERIEERDGKAQCPYDPEQNSTAIYAGGKLYSATVSDFSSRDPLILETNKMIRTEQYDSKWLNEPNFVSSFEKQDKIYFFFRETAVEHINCGKAVFSRVARICKSDEGGHMLLDNTWTSFFKARLNCSIPGDFPFYFDEIQSTSDFGEGNFRPVISSGSRFDMVYAVFNTPHNSLRGSAICAFRYSDIVKTFEGRFKGQESAWHNWLAVPREKTPAPHPQKCTNSSQRLEDTTLNFIKTHPLMDSSVPALGGAPLFIQTSFTSRFTQIAIDWQIRGVDKYHDIMFIGTDDGRVIKAVNTQKGPKDKIRTVVIEEIQVFKKNESIVNLKVYRRDGTEKLVVVSKENVVSIPLHRCNHKNTCHACVGLQDPYCSWVDGRCSNTNRGLQSVTTGKSSGCGVEILDEGHIDATHQDPSGVNTAETLAIAIVVSIVLSMLVGFLIGYKVSSCRASRDIDTPYHERNISLSKRSNRLSSGDHTYFTPENPYNKSFSYVVNVKTPGKLNTSVETKPVTKSNKVYL; the protein is encoded by the exons AAAATGATGCAAGCCTGGAGAAATTTGCTGGACGAGTTGATGAAATTGACCACTTTAGGCTCCTAATGGCCGATGCTTCTTCAATGTTGTTAGGAGCAAA AAACGCCATACATAATGTCAGTCTAGCTGACCTAAAGGAATTCTCG AGAATAGATTGGGAACCTCAGGCATCGGACATTGAATTATGTTCCAAGAAACACAAGACTCCA GAACAATGTCAAAATTACATAAGAGTCATTGTGAAGAAAGATAATGACAGGTTATACACCTGTGGAACAAATGCTTTCCGTCCCAAATGTCGAACATACAAGCAGAGTGGG CTCAGTGGATATGAAAGGATTGAGGAGCGTGATGGTAAAGCACAGTGCCCGTATGATCCTGAACAAAACAGCACAGCCATTTATGCAG GTGGGAAGCTGTACTCTGCGACAGTATCAGACTTTTCATCACGTGATCCCCTGATCTTAGAGACCAACAAGATGATCCGAACAGAGCAGTATGACTCCAAGTGGCTAAATG AACCCAATTTTGTGAGTTCTTTTGAGAAACAAGACAAGATTTATTTCTTCTTCCGTGAGACGGCTGTGGAACATATCAACTGTGGCAAG GCTGTGTTTTCTCGAGTTGCTCGAATCTGTAAGAGTGATGAAGGAGGCCACATGTTGCTGGACAATACTTGGACATCGTTCTTCAAGGCTCGACTCAACTGTTCCATCCCAGGGGATTTTCCTTTCTATTTTGATGAAATAC AATCAACATCAGACTTTGGTGAGGGTAACTTTAGACCAGTGATTTCTTCAGGGAGCAGATTTGACATGGTTTATGCAGTTTTCAACACACCACA CAACTCTCTGCGTGGATCTGCCATCTGTGCATTTAGATACTCTGACATTGTCAAGACATTTGAAGGTCGGTTCAAAGGTCAGGAGTCTGCCTGGCACAACTGGCTGGCAGTGCCTAGAGAAAAGACGCCTGCTCCTCATCCTCAGAAG TGCACCAACAGTAGTCAGAGGCTTGAGGATACCACCCTTAACTTCATCAAGACCCACCCATTGATGGACAGTTCGGTTCCTGCCTTAGGTGGCGCCCCACTCTTCATACAGACAAGTTTCAC ATCCCGTTTCACTCAGATTGCAATTGACTGGCAAATCCGTGGAGTCGATAAATACCACGATATTATGTTTATCGGAACAG ACGATGGAAGGGTCATTAAGGCTGTGAATACCCAAAAGGGTCCGAAAGACAAGATCCGTACAGTTGTTATCGAGGAGATCCAGGTCTTTAAAAAGAATGAATCGATTGTCAACCTGAAAGTATACCGCCGAGATGGTACTGAGAAGTTGGTGGTTGTCTCCAAGGAAAATGTTGTGAGCATCCCTCTCCATCGTTGTAATCACAAAAACACGTGTCATGCGTGTGTCGGCCTGCAGGACCCCTACTGTTCTTGGGTTGACGGCAGATGCTCCAACACCAATAGAGG actTCAGAGTGTCACAACTGGCAAGTCCTCAGGCTGTGGAGTTGAGATCCTTGATG AAGGTCATATTGATGCAACTCACCAGGATCCTTCTGGTGTAAATACAGCTGAAACCCTTGCTATTGCAATCGTCGTCTCCATCGTCCTTTCGATGCTCGTTGGATTCCTCATCGGTTATAAAGTCAGTTCTTGCAGAGCATCACGTGACATAGACACACCATATCACGAGCGCAACATCTCTCTGAGCAAGAGGTCCAACAGACTGTCTTCAGGGGACCATACGTATTTCACTCCAGAAAATCCATACAACAAAAGTTTTAGTTACGTTGTGAACGTTAAAACACCCGGGAAATTAAATACAAGTGTGGAAACGAAACCAGTGACTAAATCAAACAAGGTCTACTTATAG
- the LOC137278472 gene encoding semaphorin-1A-like isoform X2, whose protein sequence is MELLCVLLVISAELTLVASWQDWQANSVVKIGENDASLEKFAGRVDEIDHFRLLMADASSMLLGAKNAIHNVSLADLKEFSRIDWEPQASDIELCSKKHKTPEQCQNYIRVIVKKDNDRLYTCGTNAFRPKCRTYKQSGLSGYERIEERDGKAQCPYDPEQNSTAIYAGGKLYSATVSDFSSRDPLILETNKMIRTEQYDSKWLNEPNFVSSFEKQDKIYFFFRETAVEHINCGKAVFSRVARICKSDEGGHMLLDNTWTSFFKARLNCSIPGDFPFYFDEIQSTSDFGEGNFRPVISSGSRFDMVYAVFNTPHNSLRGSAICAFRYSDIVKTFEGRFKGQESAWHNWLAVPREKTPAPHPQKCTNSSQRLEDTTLNFIKTHPLMDSSVPALGGAPLFIQTSFTSRFTQIAIDWQIRGVDKYHDIMFIGTDDGRVIKAVNTQKGPKDKIRTVVIEEIQVFKKNESIVNLKVYRRDGTEKLVVVSKENVVSIPLHRCNHKNTCHACVGLQDPYCSWVDGRCSNTNRGLQSVTTGKSSGCGVEILDGPNMASTKQPAPKTTHPEDKYDEGHIDATHQDPSGVNTAETLAIAIVVSIVLSMLVGFLIGYKVSSCRASRDIDTPYHERNISLSKRSNRLSSGDHTYFTPENPYNKSFSYVVNVKTPGKLNTSVETKPVTKSNKVYL, encoded by the exons AAAATGATGCAAGCCTGGAGAAATTTGCTGGACGAGTTGATGAAATTGACCACTTTAGGCTCCTAATGGCCGATGCTTCTTCAATGTTGTTAGGAGCAAA AAACGCCATACATAATGTCAGTCTAGCTGACCTAAAGGAATTCTCG AGAATAGATTGGGAACCTCAGGCATCGGACATTGAATTATGTTCCAAGAAACACAAGACTCCA GAACAATGTCAAAATTACATAAGAGTCATTGTGAAGAAAGATAATGACAGGTTATACACCTGTGGAACAAATGCTTTCCGTCCCAAATGTCGAACATACAAGCAGAGTGGG CTCAGTGGATATGAAAGGATTGAGGAGCGTGATGGTAAAGCACAGTGCCCGTATGATCCTGAACAAAACAGCACAGCCATTTATGCAG GTGGGAAGCTGTACTCTGCGACAGTATCAGACTTTTCATCACGTGATCCCCTGATCTTAGAGACCAACAAGATGATCCGAACAGAGCAGTATGACTCCAAGTGGCTAAATG AACCCAATTTTGTGAGTTCTTTTGAGAAACAAGACAAGATTTATTTCTTCTTCCGTGAGACGGCTGTGGAACATATCAACTGTGGCAAG GCTGTGTTTTCTCGAGTTGCTCGAATCTGTAAGAGTGATGAAGGAGGCCACATGTTGCTGGACAATACTTGGACATCGTTCTTCAAGGCTCGACTCAACTGTTCCATCCCAGGGGATTTTCCTTTCTATTTTGATGAAATAC AATCAACATCAGACTTTGGTGAGGGTAACTTTAGACCAGTGATTTCTTCAGGGAGCAGATTTGACATGGTTTATGCAGTTTTCAACACACCACA CAACTCTCTGCGTGGATCTGCCATCTGTGCATTTAGATACTCTGACATTGTCAAGACATTTGAAGGTCGGTTCAAAGGTCAGGAGTCTGCCTGGCACAACTGGCTGGCAGTGCCTAGAGAAAAGACGCCTGCTCCTCATCCTCAGAAG TGCACCAACAGTAGTCAGAGGCTTGAGGATACCACCCTTAACTTCATCAAGACCCACCCATTGATGGACAGTTCGGTTCCTGCCTTAGGTGGCGCCCCACTCTTCATACAGACAAGTTTCAC ATCCCGTTTCACTCAGATTGCAATTGACTGGCAAATCCGTGGAGTCGATAAATACCACGATATTATGTTTATCGGAACAG ACGATGGAAGGGTCATTAAGGCTGTGAATACCCAAAAGGGTCCGAAAGACAAGATCCGTACAGTTGTTATCGAGGAGATCCAGGTCTTTAAAAAGAATGAATCGATTGTCAACCTGAAAGTATACCGCCGAGATGGTACTGAGAAGTTGGTGGTTGTCTCCAAGGAAAATGTTGTGAGCATCCCTCTCCATCGTTGTAATCACAAAAACACGTGTCATGCGTGTGTCGGCCTGCAGGACCCCTACTGTTCTTGGGTTGACGGCAGATGCTCCAACACCAATAGAGG actTCAGAGTGTCACAACTGGCAAGTCCTCAGGCTGTGGAGTTGAGATCCTTGATG GACCCAATATGGCTTCCACAAAACAACCTGCTCCCAAGACAACCCACCCTGAAGATAAATATGACG AAGGTCATATTGATGCAACTCACCAGGATCCTTCTGGTGTAAATACAGCTGAAACCCTTGCTATTGCAATCGTCGTCTCCATCGTCCTTTCGATGCTCGTTGGATTCCTCATCGGTTATAAAGTCAGTTCTTGCAGAGCATCACGTGACATAGACACACCATATCACGAGCGCAACATCTCTCTGAGCAAGAGGTCCAACAGACTGTCTTCAGGGGACCATACGTATTTCACTCCAGAAAATCCATACAACAAAAGTTTTAGTTACGTTGTGAACGTTAAAACACCCGGGAAATTAAATACAAGTGTGGAAACGAAACCAGTGACTAAATCAAACAAGGTCTACTTATAG